A part of Sulfurimonas sp. HSL-1716 genomic DNA contains:
- a CDS encoding cation:proton antiporter, whose protein sequence is MIDDVNLILTISMIVIFSPFFAKILKLPTTPLEIVFGSLMGYVGFLHHQNIFDIIAEFGFLYLMFIAGTEIDLKKVLKTPPKLVKTILLYLLLLYSFSIAFSLYFSLGKIFMVLLPLISVGLVAALSKEYGKTEWLTLSMTAGGIGEVVSIALLTLVSAALEYGNGMGLFKALLALVLFLLFMLFLFRSLQLLFWWFPEVSVALMPHNDNKEQDIRLSMGIFFILVAVMLYLDLELAFGAFLAGIFIPTFFEHKDELPEKLASFGFGFLIPIFFIHIGSTFNLNALLINGLITKALIITFVMIIMRLLSSLVFIKEYGFKASILMGLSHSMPLTLLIAMATLAYNANSIDQFHYYAFILASLFQVILVMLIIKILNIYLKEKITA, encoded by the coding sequence TTGATAGATGATGTAAATCTCATATTGACTATCTCTATGATAGTGATATTTTCTCCCTTTTTTGCAAAAATATTAAAACTTCCCACAACCCCGCTTGAGATAGTGTTCGGCTCGCTGATGGGCTATGTCGGATTTTTACATCATCAAAATATTTTCGATATCATCGCGGAGTTTGGATTTTTATATCTGATGTTTATCGCCGGTACCGAGATCGACTTAAAAAAAGTGTTGAAAACACCTCCTAAACTTGTAAAAACGATCCTGCTTTACCTTCTTCTGCTCTATAGCTTTTCCATAGCGTTTTCTCTCTATTTTTCGCTTGGCAAGATATTTATGGTTCTTTTACCTCTTATCTCCGTCGGGCTTGTCGCAGCACTTTCAAAAGAGTACGGCAAAACGGAATGGCTTACACTTTCGATGACGGCCGGAGGGATCGGAGAGGTCGTCAGTATCGCTCTGCTCACCCTTGTCTCCGCCGCATTGGAGTACGGAAACGGAATGGGATTATTTAAAGCTCTTTTGGCACTTGTCCTGTTTTTGCTTTTTATGCTTTTTCTGTTTCGCTCTTTGCAGCTTTTGTTTTGGTGGTTTCCCGAAGTCTCCGTTGCGCTTATGCCGCACAACGACAACAAGGAACAAGACATAAGACTCTCCATGGGGATATTTTTCATCCTTGTGGCAGTCATGCTCTATCTTGATCTCGAACTGGCGTTCGGTGCATTTTTAGCGGGGATATTCATCCCTACTTTCTTCGAGCATAAAGATGAGCTGCCTGAAAAACTGGCAAGTTTCGGATTCGGATTTTTGATACCTATATTTTTTATCCATATCGGAAGTACTTTCAATCTTAACGCCCTTTTGATAAACGGTCTTATCACAAAAGCGTTGATCATAACCTTTGTCATGATAATCATGCGTCTGCTCAGTTCTCTCGTGTTTATCAAAGAGTACGGATTCAAAGCATCTATACTTATGGGGCTCAGCCATTCTATGCCGCTTACCCTGCTTATTGCGATGGCAACACTCGCATACAATGCCAACAGTATAGACCAGTTTCACTACTACGCTTTCATCCTTGCATCGCTCTTTCAGGTCATCCTTGTCATGCTCATAATCAAGATCCTAAACATCTATCTAAAAGAGAAAATAACCGCATAA
- a CDS encoding biotin synthase, whose amino-acid sequence MSKKIFLCAISNINSGTCNEDCKFCSQSVKYKADIQRYIQKPIDNIVAEAKEAHASGALGFCLVTAHKGLDEKTLKFVCQAAREVSREIPALRLIACNGTASLEQLLELKEAGIKAYNHNLETSREFYPQICTTHPWDERYETCKNVHKAGLVLISGGIFGLGETQDDRISMLNSLKELNPTSVPINFYHHNPALPLKPNTLTADEALELIRLTREVLCDANRIMVAGGREMMFGDRQAEIFEAGANSIVIGNYLTTPGREKNRDLQMLKSLNLDIATSPEV is encoded by the coding sequence ATGAGCAAAAAGATTTTTTTATGCGCGATAAGCAATATAAACAGCGGTACATGCAATGAAGACTGCAAATTTTGCTCTCAAAGCGTAAAATACAAAGCGGACATACAGCGCTACATCCAAAAACCCATAGACAACATAGTAGCCGAAGCAAAAGAAGCGCATGCAAGCGGCGCTTTGGGTTTTTGTCTGGTAACTGCGCATAAAGGGCTTGATGAGAAGACTTTAAAGTTCGTATGTCAAGCCGCGCGCGAAGTAAGCCGTGAAATTCCCGCTTTAAGACTCATCGCCTGCAACGGAACAGCGTCTCTTGAACAGCTTTTAGAACTCAAAGAAGCGGGCATAAAAGCATACAACCACAATCTGGAGACTTCACGCGAATTTTATCCTCAGATATGTACGACCCACCCATGGGATGAAAGATACGAAACCTGTAAAAACGTGCACAAAGCGGGGTTAGTACTTATCAGCGGCGGAATCTTCGGACTCGGCGAAACACAAGATGACAGGATAAGTATGCTAAACTCACTCAAAGAGTTGAACCCGACTTCCGTACCTATAAACTTTTACCATCACAATCCGGCACTTCCGTTAAAGCCCAATACTTTGACGGCCGACGAAGCCTTGGAGCTGATACGGCTCACACGTGAAGTCTTATGCGATGCCAACAGGATCATGGTTGCCGGAGGAAGAGAGATGATGTTCGGCGACAGACAGGCCGAGATATTTGAAGCGGGTGCCAACTCGATCGTCATCGGCAACTACCTGACGACACCCGGAAGGGAAAAGAACAGGGATTTACAGATGCTGAAATCTTTAAATCTCGATATTGCGACCTCGCCTGAGGTCTAA
- a CDS encoding metallophosphoesterase family protein: MKIGILSDTHKKSKLSQKVINHLIKNGAEFLIHAGDIGEPEILEQLKKSGLKYIAVYGNNDAPLVAHHNRYNLVQEPYYFKLSGVKFKLMHLPFYMSPDADIVIFGHTHIFECDFKNNTLFLNPGEACARNKPLAEWAMLDITEKGYNVTYYNKNTKNGDLNESHFFFERTL, translated from the coding sequence ATGAAGATAGGCATACTCTCAGACACGCATAAAAAATCCAAGCTGTCACAAAAGGTGATAAACCACCTGATAAAAAACGGTGCGGAATTTTTGATACATGCCGGAGATATCGGTGAGCCGGAAATTCTCGAACAGTTAAAAAAGAGCGGGCTGAAATATATCGCCGTATACGGGAACAACGATGCTCCGCTCGTCGCCCATCATAACAGATACAACCTTGTGCAAGAACCCTATTATTTCAAACTCTCAGGCGTGAAGTTCAAGCTTATGCATCTGCCATTTTACATGAGCCCGGATGCAGACATAGTCATCTTCGGACATACTCATATCTTTGAATGCGATTTTAAAAACAACACGCTTTTTTTAAATCCCGGAGAAGCATGTGCAAGAAATAAACCTCTTGCAGAATGGGCTATGCTTGATATCACGGAAAAAGGCTACAACGTAACTTACTATAATAAAAACACGAAAAACGGCGATCTTAACGAATCGCACTTCTTTTTTGAGAGGACGCTATGA
- the topA gene encoding type I DNA topoisomerase, with the protein MDLIIVESPAKARTIKNFLGKGYEVIASKGHIRDLPKSRFGITVDENNELTPAYSVAKENSGVVKEIQDLAKKADTIYIATDEDREGEAIGWHIAYAIKKDPSTLPRIVFHEITKSAIMHALETARSIDMNRVNAQQTRRLLDRIVGYKLSPLLSSKIQKGLSAGRVQSSTLKIIVDREREIEAFVPQEYWSIDTIFKPDIEANLISFRGDKIDKLSIKNAEEAKKIVLEVQNDSFLVSSIETKQRKSSTPPPFMTSTLQQTASSKLGYSPKKTMMIAQSLYEGVKTPEGTSGVITYMRTDSLNMAKEAVDAVREEITKRYGDKYVPASPKIYAKKSKGAQEAHEAIRPTMLHFTPETAAKYLKADEIKLYKLIYERFMACQMNDALFEQQSITFSGKNSQYKATGRKLLFDGFYKVLGSDDKDKLLPTLKENEPIDIKSIKPTQHFTEPPARYSEASIIKKLEAEGIGRPSTYAPTISTLTVRTYINVEKKQLVPTKMAFTVTELLEKHFKEIVDASFTANMEEVLDEIAEGGKDWQKTLQDFYFPFMEEIEEGKKNIASTKLAQPTGKNCPKCGSELLLRSGRYGNFIACSGFPKCKYTEQIEGEEKKEQETAETSDEKCEKCGSDMIVKNGRNGKFLACSAYPKCKNTKALESTMKESQIPCPDCGGKLLFRQSKRGAFWGCENYPKCKFISKFEPTAHRCKEEGCNGVLAARVYRNKEVYECIKCKNRTPRENKEE; encoded by the coding sequence TTGGACTTAATTATCGTCGAATCACCGGCCAAAGCGCGAACAATAAAAAATTTTTTGGGAAAAGGATATGAGGTCATAGCCTCAAAAGGACATATCAGAGATCTTCCAAAATCCCGTTTTGGAATAACCGTAGATGAAAACAATGAACTTACTCCCGCGTACAGCGTGGCAAAAGAGAACAGCGGTGTCGTTAAAGAGATACAGGATCTGGCAAAGAAAGCAGATACCATCTATATCGCGACCGATGAGGACCGCGAAGGAGAAGCGATAGGCTGGCATATCGCATACGCTATCAAAAAAGACCCTAGCACGCTTCCGAGAATCGTATTTCACGAGATCACAAAAAGTGCCATCATGCATGCACTAGAGACTGCCCGCAGTATCGATATGAACCGCGTCAATGCACAACAGACGCGCCGTCTGCTTGACAGAATAGTCGGTTACAAGCTCTCGCCTCTGCTGAGCTCAAAGATACAAAAAGGGCTCTCGGCAGGACGCGTCCAATCATCGACGCTCAAGATCATAGTCGACCGTGAACGCGAGATAGAAGCGTTCGTACCGCAGGAATACTGGAGCATAGATACTATCTTTAAACCTGATATCGAAGCGAACTTGATCTCTTTTCGCGGCGATAAGATAGATAAACTCTCCATAAAGAATGCAGAGGAAGCCAAAAAAATAGTCTTAGAAGTACAAAATGATTCTTTTTTGGTATCTTCGATCGAAACCAAACAGCGTAAGAGCTCGACACCGCCGCCGTTCATGACATCGACTCTGCAGCAGACCGCTTCAAGCAAACTCGGATATTCTCCTAAAAAGACGATGATGATCGCACAATCTCTTTATGAAGGAGTCAAAACGCCCGAAGGAACCTCCGGCGTTATCACGTATATGCGTACGGACTCATTGAACATGGCAAAAGAAGCCGTCGATGCCGTAAGAGAGGAGATAACCAAAAGATACGGAGATAAATATGTTCCCGCATCACCGAAAATCTATGCGAAAAAGTCCAAAGGCGCACAAGAAGCGCATGAGGCGATCCGCCCTACTATGCTTCATTTTACACCCGAAACTGCAGCAAAATATCTTAAAGCAGACGAGATAAAGCTCTATAAACTCATCTATGAAAGATTTATGGCATGTCAGATGAACGATGCGCTGTTCGAACAACAAAGCATCACCTTTAGCGGTAAAAATTCCCAATACAAAGCTACGGGAAGAAAACTTCTTTTCGACGGTTTTTATAAAGTTCTCGGTAGTGACGACAAGGACAAACTGCTTCCTACTTTAAAAGAGAATGAGCCTATCGACATAAAATCTATCAAGCCGACACAGCACTTTACGGAGCCGCCGGCACGTTACTCGGAAGCTTCGATCATCAAAAAGCTCGAAGCCGAAGGTATAGGACGTCCTTCGACGTACGCACCGACCATTTCGACATTGACGGTGAGAACCTATATAAACGTAGAGAAAAAGCAGTTAGTCCCTACAAAGATGGCTTTCACCGTGACCGAACTTTTGGAAAAACATTTTAAAGAGATCGTCGATGCTTCTTTTACCGCCAATATGGAAGAGGTACTCGACGAGATCGCCGAAGGGGGCAAGGACTGGCAGAAGACTCTGCAGGATTTCTACTTCCCTTTCATGGAAGAGATCGAAGAGGGCAAAAAGAACATCGCAAGTACAAAACTGGCGCAGCCTACGGGAAAAAACTGTCCCAAATGCGGCAGCGAGCTTCTGCTTCGTTCGGGGCGTTACGGAAACTTTATCGCCTGCAGCGGATTTCCTAAATGTAAATACACCGAACAGATAGAGGGCGAAGAGAAAAAAGAGCAGGAGACGGCAGAGACAAGTGACGAAAAATGCGAAAAATGCGGCAGCGATATGATCGTCAAAAACGGACGTAACGGAAAATTCCTGGCATGCAGCGCATACCCGAAATGCAAAAACACCAAAGCACTTGAATCTACTATGAAAGAATCACAGATCCCGTGCCCGGACTGCGGGGGCAAACTGCTGTTCCGTCAATCCAAAAGAGGAGCGTTCTGGGGATGTGAAAACTATCCGAAATGTAAATTCATCTCAAAGTTCGAACCTACAGCGCATAGATGTAAGGAAGAGGGCTGCAACGGAGTACTTGCAGCAAGAGTATATAGAAACAAAGAGGTCTATGAGTGTATAAAATGTAAAAACCGTACTCCAAGAGAGAATAAAGAAGAATAA
- a CDS encoding flagellin B — translation MGFRINTNIAAMNAHTNALMNNRAMDSSLSKLSSGLRINTAADDASGMSIADSLRSQASSLGQAISNANDGISIIQIADKAMDEQLKILDSIKTKATQAAQDGQSADSRKALQADITRLMEELDNIAGTTSFNGQNLLSGQFTNKEFQIGAYSNQSVKASIGATSSDKIGNARFETTATITASGTATMVFTKADGTNDVTLESVIISTSAGTGLGVLAETINKNSDLLGGIQASFQVVETGSSAVATGTISGLTINGTNIGNITVNDANDSSGVLVAAINNFSSTTGVTASIDSRGNLNLTSADGRAIQVSGTNLTTVAGLASNQQFNAGRLTLTRTGAADILVSATGTGVTALNTAITGSAETTTNLRDIKGATTADMASAMGFNANANALNISTDKGAGVTTLKGAMAVMKIADAALKGLDKIRSDLGSVQNQLVSTVNNISVTQVNVKAAESQIRDVDFASESANFSKLNILAQSGSYAMSQANAVQQNVLRLLQ, via the coding sequence ATGGGTTTTAGAATAAATACAAACATTGCGGCTATGAATGCGCATACAAATGCGTTAATGAACAACCGTGCAATGGATAGTTCACTTAGTAAACTAAGTTCAGGTCTTCGTATTAATACTGCTGCTGACGATGCTTCTGGTATGTCAATCGCAGATAGTCTCCGTTCACAAGCTTCTTCTTTAGGTCAAGCGATCTCAAATGCAAATGACGGTATCTCTATTATTCAGATCGCCGATAAAGCGATGGATGAACAGCTTAAAATTCTTGATAGTATCAAAACAAAAGCTACTCAAGCTGCACAAGACGGTCAAAGTGCCGATTCTCGTAAAGCGCTTCAAGCTGATATCACTCGTCTTATGGAAGAGCTTGATAATATCGCAGGTACTACTTCGTTTAATGGTCAAAACCTTCTTTCAGGTCAGTTCACGAACAAAGAGTTCCAGATCGGTGCATACTCTAACCAATCGGTAAAAGCAAGTATCGGTGCGACAAGCTCTGACAAAATAGGGAATGCGCGTTTTGAAACGACAGCAACGATCACTGCAAGCGGTACGGCAACGATGGTATTTACAAAAGCTGACGGTACAAATGACGTGACTTTAGAGAGCGTGATCATATCTACAAGTGCCGGTACAGGTCTTGGAGTATTGGCTGAGACTATCAATAAAAACTCAGATCTTCTTGGTGGTATCCAAGCAAGCTTCCAAGTTGTTGAAACAGGTTCTTCAGCAGTAGCTACTGGTACGATCTCTGGTCTTACTATTAACGGTACAAACATCGGTAACATTACTGTTAATGATGCAAATGACAGCAGCGGTGTTCTTGTAGCGGCTATTAACAACTTCTCGTCAACTACCGGTGTTACAGCATCAATCGACAGCCGTGGTAACTTAAACCTTACATCTGCTGATGGTCGTGCTATCCAAGTTTCTGGTACAAACTTGACAACTGTTGCAGGTCTGGCTTCTAATCAACAATTTAATGCAGGTCGTTTAACTCTTACACGTACCGGTGCTGCTGATATTCTTGTAAGTGCGACGGGAACAGGTGTAACTGCTTTAAATACGGCTATTACTGGTTCTGCTGAAACTACTACGAACCTACGCGATATCAAAGGTGCTACTACTGCTGACATGGCAAGTGCGATGGGATTCAATGCGAATGCAAATGCGCTTAATATCAGTACTGACAAAGGTGCGGGTGTAACGACTCTTAAAGGTGCGATGGCTGTTATGAAAATAGCAGATGCTGCATTAAAAGGTCTAGATAAAATACGTTCAGACTTAGGTTCTGTTCAAAACCAACTTGTTTCAACTGTTAACAATATTTCTGTTACTCAAGTTAATGTTAAAGCTGCGGAGTCTCAAATCCGTGACGTTGACTTCGCTTCAGAGAGTGCAAACTTCTCTAAACTGAACATCTTGGCACAATCTGGTTCATATGCTATGAGTCAGGCTAACGCTGTTCAACAAAACGTCCTAAGACTACTTCAGTAG